The genomic window CATGCTATGGGTGGGTATCTGTAGCATGTGCTCGATGCGTCCCCGCATCTCCCGCGCCGCCTTGTTGGTAAAGGTAACCGCCAACACCGCGTGGGGCGATAAACCCTCGGCACGGATCAGCCAGGCAATGCGATGCACCAGCACACGGGTCTTGCCGGATCCCGCGCCTGCAAGCACCAGCATGTTCCCACTTTCAGCAGCGACGGCATCGCGCTGGGCGTCGTTTAAGCCCGTCAAAATATCACTTACATCCATTGCCCCATTCTAACCGCATCGCCGGCATCACTCACGGAAAATGCCAATGGCGAGCGTCGCTGCTATCGCTCTGCTAATATCCTTGAGGGCCCATAGCCGGTAGCTAAACCAAATGGCAAGAGAAGACGAAGATCCGGAAATCGGAGCCTCTGCGGGGGAGAACAGCCCATCCTTCACTGCGGATGATGACATTGGTCGGGACAGCGACCCGGGGACCAAAGACGAAGACTACCGCGATTTCTTTGTTGATCGGGATGACGATAGCGATCCGGGCTTTGTTGATCGCGACGATGACAGCGCTATTCCCGGCGCCGATGACGATTACCAGAACGTGGACCCGGGCTACGCCGCCTTTGCCAGCGAACTTGATGATCCTCTGGCCGACTGGCCAGCTCCCGAGGTGCCTTTGAGCGAGCTGCCTGAAGTTAGGCAACAGAATGACACTCCCGATGACAGCTTTCCGAGTGACTCACCCGTTTCCGTGGGCACTCCAGAGACCATGGGCATTCCAGATACAGTGAGCGCCGAAGAGCTCCCGGGGTCCAGCCTTGATGATGAGGAGCTGTTGTTTGATGACTCAGGGGAAGAAAGCAGCGACAGCAATAGCCCCGACCTGTCGGACAGTGATCACCTGAGCGCGGCTGACGAACAGGATGACCCTCTGGCTGACGTGGAAGACTACGGAGTACCGGAGCCCATTCCTGAAGAAGATCCCGAACCTGTAACGACCGACGAGGCCGCGCTCAAACGGTCGTCCGAAGCCTCGGATTATCCGGAGCTGGGTGTTTTTACTGACGACGAAGATGACCATATCGATGACCCCTTTGCTGAAGCAGAGGTCGAGGAAAGCATGGCGAGCAGTGATGGAGGGAAATCCGAGGAGGATATGGGCCAACGGGAAGCTTTTAGCGAAGATCAGGAAAACTTTGAAGAAGAGTTTGTCGATGACTTTTTGAATGATCTCGACCCACCGGAAGACGAAGAGCTTCCCGCGGTAGAGGATTACGAAGAGGATCTCGACCCGCCCCTGGCAACCCTTTCCCCAGCTGCGGCAAGCAGTGTGGAGAAAGCCGCACCCTTTGAGACCGAGAGCATGAGCAAGGCTGAAGACGAAGACCCCGTGGTCGCAAGGCCTCCCGTAACCGCGGCATCGATGGAGGAGGGCCGAACCTTTCCCCTGGGGATGATTGCCGTCGTAGTGGTAGCGCTTCTGCTCCTCGCCGTCGGTGGCTTTGGCGTGATGCAGCAGCGGAGCGACATGCAGGCGGAGATCCGGGACCTGCAGGCAAAGCTGGCAACCACCGTCAGCCCCGAAGAAGCCGAGATGGAACGGGAGCGACAGCGGCAGGTCCAACTACAAAATGAATCTCTGAGCACAGAGCTGGAGGCCCTGACCGCCGAAAACGACGCGCTGGCGGAGCGATTGGCAGAGCTGGAGGCACTGGAAGCCGCTCAGACCCGCGCCGCCGCAGAAAAACGCGCCCAGGAAGAGGCCGCCGCAGAAGCGGCTGCACAGCGAAGGGCTGCGGAGGCCGCTGCAGCGGCGAGGGCCTCGAAGGCCCCTACGACCGCAGCCCAAAGCACCGTGGCAGCAGTTAAAGGCCCCTGGTTTGTAAACTTTGGATCCTATGCAGACCGCAACATCGCTGATCGCTGGGCCAACAAGCTTAGCGTTGAAAGTGGCGAAGTCACGGTGCAAACCGCCACGGCGGCAGGCAAAACACTGTATCGCGTTCGGGTCATCGGTCTTGCCGATCAGGATTCCGCGGAGCGCGTCGCAACCGCCCTCGAGCGGCAGTACCAGCTGCCGAGGTTGTGGGTCGGAAAAAACTGACTATCGACGATCACTGACTATTGTTAAGAGAGGTGTAAGCAGGTGAAACACAGTCCAACACAATCCAGCCGTATTCCTTTTTCCATGCTCACCATCGCCGCATTGGCCCTCTCCCTTGGCGGGGCCCTGGCAAGCACGGCCCAGGCTGACGATCAGTGCCAGAAGCCCGGTCAACCGCTGGTGCCCGATGGCTCCGAGGCGACGATGGAGGCGATGCTCGCCGGCCAGAAAGCCGTTAAAGCGTTCCAGGCAAGCAATATGGAATACATGCAGTGCCTGGAGGCCAGGTATTCGGCTGCCGAAGCCGATGCCAGAAGCGCAACCGATGAAGATAGCAAGGCCCTGGCACAGGCTGACTACGCCAGGTCTATTGATGCCTATAACGCGGCGGTGTCTGCCGAGGAGGCGGTAGCAGAGAAGTTCAACGTCGCTTTGCGCGCCTTCAAAGCAGCGAACAAGTAAAGCGAGAAAAACTCAAACGAGTTTGAGGCCCGGAGCATCAAGCATAAAGCGTGAGTTGAAGTTTCCTTTTAAAGACCCCGTAGTGCGGTCCGTAGCGTCGACGATAGACAAAAGCTCTTCCATAAAAACGAGCTCGGAGGCAGCGGCCAGTGCTTCCAGATCGATAGGGCAGTTTGCCTGCACAATGGCGAGGTCCCGCTGAAGTCCGTCCCGATCCTGAAGACCGAGGACGCGCACAACCCGACTGCAAATGGCAGACACGGTTGCCTGTTCCCGCTTGCTCAGCGGCTGATCTCCGCCGATAGTTGCAGAACTGTTTGCTTCCGTATGTTTCACAAAGTCTCCATGTACAACCATGATGCTTGCCTCCCTTCGGGCTACATGCCATCACCGGGTTTTAAAAACGCCGACAAATCAAAGCCTCGGAGATAGCCTAGGGAATAAGGAAGTAAGGAGCCAGAGTCCCATTGGTAATTTGCGGGTCAGGTCGCATAAAAACCCGTTTACAGGAGAACAGCTGGCCTCAGGTGACTCATTTTAAAGAAGCGCTTGCAGAGTGTGGGTCTATACATCTGGGCTCTTTTGGGCTCTTTACCGTGGCGAGGTAGAGAAGTGGACCAAAAGACCCCAGAACCAGGGTGAGCGCGACCCAGATCCAGGGGTTGCGGCCCCGGGCACGCGCATGAGGCACAAGAAAGCTCAGAAGCAGTATCAATGCAATCACCAGGTCCACGAAAACCTGCAGACCACCCGGCGTTTTATGTGTTGCCAGAATACCGGAGATTCCACCGTTCATGAGAGACCACCCCGTGAGGATGGCAAAGGGAACAAGAATAATCAGAGAAAAAATGCGTCGATTCATAAAAACAGCTCCAATAAGTGTGCGGCAGGGGTTTTTCGTATGCAGGGTCAGCATGCTGTCGGCCTGGCGTTGACTCAATGACCCGGGAGGTTATTGAATTGATTCACCCACCGCCGGCACACTGGGTCGTCTAAGGTTTGGCGCCGGCGTCATCGCTGCGCGCTGCTGACACCCGGGAGCTGGATATGAACACCGCTATGAGCACCTTCCCTGCGCTGTGTAAGCAATGGCGGCAGCGTCGCAACTTATCGCAGCTGCACCTGGCAGAAACGGCGGACATTTCCCAGCGGCATCTGAGTTGGCTTGAAACAGGGCGCAGCCAGCCCAGCCGGGACATGGTGCTCAAACTGGCCGATGCCATGGAAGTACCCCTGCGGGAACGCAACACGCTGCTCCATGCCGCCGGCTTCGCACCGCACTACCTTGAATCGGGCCTCGAAGAGCCGCATATGGCACCGGTCAGCGAAGCACTCAATGCCGTACTCGACCATCACATGCCATTCCCGGCGGTTGTCGTGAATCGACGTTGGGACCGGATCATGGCGAACGAGGCTGCGGATATGATGTTGATACCGGCACGGGCAGGCAAGGCGAGAGCGGTACTTTCAATCTCGCCGCCGCGACGCTCTCTCCCGACGGTTTGCGACGCTATCTTTCCAACTGGAAAGAGGCACTCCCCCTGTTTATCCAACGACTGCGCAGCGAGGCACTGGCCTCGGGCCAACACGCCGTCATCGCCCATGTGGAGGCGCTCATTCGCAGTGCCGGCGACATACCCGTAGCTCACACGACACCGGAACCGCTATTACCGGTCATGCCCCTGGAACTTGATATCGACGGTTTACACCTTTCGCTGTTTACGGTGATGTCAACGTTCGGGACACCTCAGGACATCACCACCGATGAGCTACGCGTAGAAGCGTTTTATCCTGCAGATGATGCCACCCGTAGATTCTTTCAGGGGAGAGGCCCATGAACTCGAACGTGTTTTTCATCGCATATTTCTATAGCTGATTGCCGAGGGTTCTATGACAACGCTATACATCACCGGCGCCGGCGTTAGCGCGGAAAGTGGTATTCCTACCTTTCGGGGCGAGGACGGTTTCTGGACCATAGGTAGCCGAAACTACACGCCTCAGGAAATGGCGACCCGCGCCATGTACGAGAACGACCCTTTGCAGTTTCTTCGTTGGTACTACCAGCGCTTTGCAAGCTACCGGCATCATGGCCCGAATGCCGTGCATCGGTGGCTGGCAGATAAAAACCTGATTACCCAGAACATTGACGGCCTGGACGGCAAAGCCGGCAACAAAGACTACATCGCCATCCACGGTCGCCTCGACCAGATGACGATTTTTCATGATCAGAATCTCGCCGACCAGGTTACGGCCCTGTATACACCCTGGGATGAAGTCGAGGAAAACAGACTGGATGACAGCCTGCGCTCCGTGTTTCGTATAAGGGACCGACCTAGGATAGGTGAGTCCTACAAACCCTTTGTTTTACTGTTTGATGAATACTACACGGAGCTTTACCGTATATCCGAGGCGCGATCGCGGATGATAGGTGCTGAACGCATGGTGTTTATGGGAACGTCGTTTAGCGTGAATATCACCATGATGGCTTTGGAAATCGCCATGGCCAATGAAACACCGATAGAGATAGTAGACCCGGAGCCAGTGACCGTGCCCTACGAAAACACGACCTATCACGCCATGACAGCCCTGCGTTATATTGAGGAAATAGCTGCATAAAGACCCTATAATGCCAGTCCAGATGCGCTGATACGCGAATTTCTTTTTGCTCCAAACCACCCGGCAGTCCATAAAAAACAAGCGAAACACCTTGTTCGCGGTGCTCGCGACGATTTGCTATATCCTCACCGCGGGCATCGTGCCTGCGGGGCATATGGCGGCGCCTCTGGGTTCCGGAACGGCCTTTCATCTATGCCCCGGAGACGCTCGTAGTTCGCTCATCATCGATGCACTGTCCGGCGTTTCTCACAGCAGTGACAAGCAGCAGCACCACAGCGGGCATCATCAACCAGATCGAACGATGGATCATGGTGACGGCCACGGTAGCAATATCAGCGAAATCTCGGCAGATAGCGGATGTATTTTTGCCGGAGCAGGCAGCGCTGTTGCCAGTAGCTCAGGCAGCGACGGCGATGCCCTGGCTCCCCGTGGGTCTGTATACAAGCCTGCACCGCGTAGGTCCCATCAAAGAATAGCCTGGCTGCGGCCACCTGTGCGCTCTCCTCCGGTTTAAATCTTCCCGCCAGACACCCTGGCTGCAACAAAACACCTAAACCTCGTCGCTCAGCTGTCGACGGGGCCCTTTTGCTGTGCGCGCCTGCGCATCAGGGAGATTGACATGTACATACATCACGGACGGAGCAGCCTGTGCGCTGCTCTCATCGCAGTTGCTGCGACTAATACCGCCTCTGCGCTGGACCTGGAAGAACTTATTATCACCGCTCGGCATGACACCCGCACCATTGATGTCAGTGAAGCACTGAGCATCTCGCCGGACGCGGCTGAACTACTTCGAGATGCCCCGGGCGCAAACGTTGCCACCAACGGACCGATTACCGGCATTCCTCAATATCGAGGACTCTTTGGGCCGCGTATCTCCGTATCCCTCGATGGCAGCCTTCTTGCCCCAGCGGGGCCTAACTGGATGGATCCGCCTTTGTCCTATGCGGTAACAGCCCAGCTTGAAGCACTAGAGGTCTATCGGGGTATTGCACCGGTGAGTGTTGCCCAGGAATCCGTGGGCGGCGCCATCGACGCCCGCACCCGACGTATGGCGTTTAGCGCTGACGACCAAATCCGCACGGAGGGTCGACTTGTCGGCAGTGCCCAATCCGTCAACACCGGGTATCAGATTGATGCCGACCTCCAGGCAGCGAATGACCAGCATCGGGTCAAGGTGGCGGCAATGCTGCAGGATGGCGACGACGCAGAGTTTCCCGGTGGCACTATTCTTCCCAGCCGCTATGAGCGCCAGCGCTACGACCTTGGCTACGGCTTCCGCTGGGGGGATCACAATATTCAGCTTGATTATGGATACAACGATACCGGTAGCTCGGGAACCCCGGCCCTGCCCATGGACATCGATTACTTTGAGGGCGATCTCTACAAATTGGCTTACCGTTTTGAGCCCAAGCAAGGCGCGCAGCTATCGGCTTCTATCTACGCCAGCGAACTGGACCATGGCATGAGTAACTATGCGCTTCGCCCATCACCGGTGTCCCCGGAATCCTGGCGTCGCAACATCGCCGATACCAGAAACAGCGGGTTCAAGCTGGAGGCATCTCTGGCAGATGACACCGGGGGCTGGCGCGCTGGTATTGACGGCTTCGACGAGAATCACAACTCGAACATCGACAACCCCAACAATCCGATGTTTTTCGTGGTGAACTTTAATGGGGCAGAGCGGAGTCTTGTTGGCGGATACCTGGAGCGCGAGCAAAACATCAGCGAGCACATCAGGGTGGAGCTAGGCGTCCGCGCAAATCGCGTTCGCAGCAATGCCGGAGAAGTAAACGGCACACCGGCAATGATGATGCCTCCTGCGCAGGCTTTACGCGACGCGTTTAATGCTGCGGATCGCGACCAGACTGATAACAATGTTGATCTCGTTGCAAAGCTCAATTACGCAGTCAACGATGCGCTGTCTCTCTATATGGGACTTGCTCAAAAGCAGCGCGCACCGAGCTATCAGGAACGGTATCTATGGCTGCCTCTTGAAGCCACGGGCGGACTTGCCGATGGACAACTGTATATCGGTGATATCAACCTCGATTCCGAAGAGGCCCATAACCTCGAGTTCGGCCTGGACTTCGCCGGGGACCGGATAACCATGCATCCCCGGGTGTTTTATTACCGGATTAATGACTATATCCAGGGCACGGCCTTGGAAGGTACCCATCCTGCAACCATGATGGTGCGCATGATGAACAACATGAATGGCACCAACCGTGCCGATCCACTGCAGTTCAGTAATGTCGATGCTGCGCTCTATGGTTTTGACATGGATTGGGCCTGGCGCCTGTCTGAGCGCATGGAGCTGTCGGGGCTTGTTAATTATGTCCGCGGGGAGCGCAAAGACATTGATGACAATCTCTATCGCATCGCACCGCCGAACGCATCTCTACGGCTCAGCTATGCGGGAGACAACTGGAGCACAATGTTAGAAACCGTGGGTTACAGCGCCCAGAACAATGTCAGCGCCACGAACAGGGAGCTTGAGTCTTCCGGGTATGCCATCGTTAATTTGAGAGGTACCTGGCAGGTATCACCATCGCTGCAGCTGGCTATCGGTATCGATAACGTTTTCGACCGGGAATATGCGCCCCACCTTAGCGGCTACAACCGGGTAAGAAACCCGGACATCGCGACGGGAGAGCGTTTACCTGCGATGGGAACGAATCTCTTCGGGCGGATGGTCTATACCTTTTAGACAGGGCTTACTCGACGGTGACTGACTTGGCCAGGTTTCGAGGCTTGTCCACGTCGGTCCCCTTTTGCAGAGCCACGTGATACGCCAGCAACTGTAAGGCCACGGTATAAATCACCGGCTGCAGAATCTCGGGCGTGTGAGGCATGGCCAGCACGTGCACGCCCGGCTCATCTTTAAAACCCGCAGACCCATCGGCAAAGACATACAGCTCTCCACCGCGAGAGCGCACCTCTTCAAGGTTGGACTTGAGTTTATCCAGGAGATCGTCGTTTGGCGCAACGGCGACAATCGGCATGTCCGCATCCACCAGGGCGAGGGGTCCATGCTTGAGCTCACCAGCCGGGTAAGCCTCAGCATGAATATAGGAAATCTCCTTGAGCTTAAGAGCGCCCTCCATGGCAATGGGGTACTGAATACCCCGTCCGAGAAACAAGGCGTGATGCTTCTGGATAAAAGCGGCGGACATGGCCTCAATCTGTGGATCGATTTTCAGGGTCTGCTTCACGAGTTCAGGCAATTGCGCCAGGCCATCCAGGAGCAGCTGTTCCCGCTCTGGACTCAGGCCCCGGTGACGGCCAAGAACCAGGGCCAGCATCAGGAACGCCACCAATTGCGTGGTAAACGCCTTGGTGGACGCCACGCCGATCTCGATGCCCGCACGGGTCAGAAACGCCATGTCGCTCTCCCGCACCAGGGAGCTGTTATCGACGTTGGCGATGACGAGGCTGGCAACAAACTCCCCGGGCTCTGCATGACGAAGAGCCGCCAGGGTGTCCGCGGTCTCACCACTTTGAGAAATCGTCACGAGCAGGGTGCCGGGGTGCGCAACCCGCTTTCGGTAGCGAAACTCAGAGGCTACCTCCACCTGACAGGGAATCCCTGCTATGTCCTCAAGCCAATAGCGGGCCACAAGGCCTGCATGATAGCTGGTGCCGCAGGCGACGATCTGCACAGCCCGGGTTTTCGCAAACACCTCCGCCGCGGCGTCGCCAAACACACTGTCGTCGACTTTTTGGTCGAGCGCTTTTGCAAAGGTCGCCGCCAGTGCGTGAGGCTGCTCGTAAATCTCCTTGAGCATGTAATGCTCGAAATCACCCAGATCCGCATCCTCAACATCGCCGGAAATTTTCTTCATTTCCCGCTGAACGGGCTCACCCGCGTCA from Congregibacter litoralis KT71 includes these protein-coding regions:
- a CDS encoding SPOR domain-containing protein, whose amino-acid sequence is MAREDEDPEIGASAGENSPSFTADDDIGRDSDPGTKDEDYRDFFVDRDDDSDPGFVDRDDDSAIPGADDDYQNVDPGYAAFASELDDPLADWPAPEVPLSELPEVRQQNDTPDDSFPSDSPVSVGTPETMGIPDTVSAEELPGSSLDDEELLFDDSGEESSDSNSPDLSDSDHLSAADEQDDPLADVEDYGVPEPIPEEDPEPVTTDEAALKRSSEASDYPELGVFTDDEDDHIDDPFAEAEVEESMASSDGGKSEEDMGQREAFSEDQENFEEEFVDDFLNDLDPPEDEELPAVEDYEEDLDPPLATLSPAAASSVEKAAPFETESMSKAEDEDPVVARPPVTAASMEEGRTFPLGMIAVVVVALLLLAVGGFGVMQQRSDMQAEIRDLQAKLATTVSPEEAEMERERQRQVQLQNESLSTELEALTAENDALAERLAELEALEAAQTRAAAEKRAQEEAAAEAAAQRRAAEAAAAARASKAPTTAAQSTVAAVKGPWFVNFGSYADRNIADRWANKLSVESGEVTVQTATAAGKTLYRVRVIGLADQDSAERVATALERQYQLPRLWVGKN
- a CDS encoding DUF6874 family protein, with translation MVVHGDFVKHTEANSSATIGGDQPLSKREQATVSAICSRVVRVLGLQDRDGLQRDLAIVQANCPIDLEALAAASELVFMEELLSIVDATDRTTGSLKGNFNSRFMLDAPGLKLV
- a CDS encoding SIR2 family NAD-dependent protein deacylase, giving the protein MTTLYITGAGVSAESGIPTFRGEDGFWTIGSRNYTPQEMATRAMYENDPLQFLRWYYQRFASYRHHGPNAVHRWLADKNLITQNIDGLDGKAGNKDYIAIHGRLDQMTIFHDQNLADQVTALYTPWDEVEENRLDDSLRSVFRIRDRPRIGESYKPFVLLFDEYYTELYRISEARSRMIGAERMVFMGTSFSVNITMMALEIAMANETPIEIVDPEPVTVPYENTTYHAMTALRYIEEIAA
- a CDS encoding TonB-dependent receptor, with translation MYIHHGRSSLCAALIAVAATNTASALDLEELIITARHDTRTIDVSEALSISPDAAELLRDAPGANVATNGPITGIPQYRGLFGPRISVSLDGSLLAPAGPNWMDPPLSYAVTAQLEALEVYRGIAPVSVAQESVGGAIDARTRRMAFSADDQIRTEGRLVGSAQSVNTGYQIDADLQAANDQHRVKVAAMLQDGDDAEFPGGTILPSRYERQRYDLGYGFRWGDHNIQLDYGYNDTGSSGTPALPMDIDYFEGDLYKLAYRFEPKQGAQLSASIYASELDHGMSNYALRPSPVSPESWRRNIADTRNSGFKLEASLADDTGGWRAGIDGFDENHNSNIDNPNNPMFFVVNFNGAERSLVGGYLEREQNISEHIRVELGVRANRVRSNAGEVNGTPAMMMPPAQALRDAFNAADRDQTDNNVDLVAKLNYAVNDALSLYMGLAQKQRAPSYQERYLWLPLEATGGLADGQLYIGDINLDSEEAHNLEFGLDFAGDRITMHPRVFYYRINDYIQGTALEGTHPATMMVRMMNNMNGTNRADPLQFSNVDAALYGFDMDWAWRLSERMELSGLVNYVRGERKDIDDNLYRIAPPNASLRLSYAGDNWSTMLETVGYSAQNNVSATNRELESSGYAIVNLRGTWQVSPSLQLAIGIDNVFDREYAPHLSGYNRVRNPDIATGERLPAMGTNLFGRMVYTF
- the glmS gene encoding glutamine--fructose-6-phosphate transaminase (isomerizing), yielding MCGIVAATARREVSEILLEGLRRLEYRGYDSAGMALIDNEQRLQLHKYQGKVAALEEAQTLNPILGCTGIAHTRWATHGQPSAANAHPHISGQRIAVVHNGIIENHKALREELSDAGYDFVSATDTEVIVHLLHKSVSEGNTLLEAMRSTVSLLEGAYALAAIDTHSPEEVVAARSGSPLVVGVGIGEHFLASDTMALRQVTDRFIYLDEGDVVVCSAAGLAIYDDAGEPVQREMKKISGDVEDADLGDFEHYMLKEIYEQPHALAATFAKALDQKVDDSVFGDAAAEVFAKTRAVQIVACGTSYHAGLVARYWLEDIAGIPCQVEVASEFRYRKRVAHPGTLLVTISQSGETADTLAALRHAEPGEFVASLVIANVDNSSLVRESDMAFLTRAGIEIGVASTKAFTTQLVAFLMLALVLGRHRGLSPEREQLLLDGLAQLPELVKQTLKIDPQIEAMSAAFIQKHHALFLGRGIQYPIAMEGALKLKEISYIHAEAYPAGELKHGPLALVDADMPIVAVAPNDDLLDKLKSNLEEVRSRGGELYVFADGSAGFKDEPGVHVLAMPHTPEILQPVIYTVALQLLAYHVALQKGTDVDKPRNLAKSVTVE